A single window of Methanothermobacter marburgensis str. Marburg DNA harbors:
- the wecB gene encoding non-hydrolyzing UDP-N-acetylglucosamine 2-epimerase, giving the protein MKIAVVLGTRPEIIKMAPVIDEIERRNLDFTLIHTGQHYDHEMSDQFFIDLELPSPDHNIGAGSGSHGAMTAEMLRGIEDVLMREEPDIVMVQGDTNAVLAGALAAVKLHIPVGHVEAGLRSFDRTMPEEINRMVADACSKLYYVPTEESAINLLMEGADPEAVFVTGNTVVDACLRNIEIASKKSDILSEFQGDEKLVALTLHRAENVDNPERLRSIVEAILELEEFRIVFPVHPRTRKNLEKSGLYTRLLEAEHVTLKKPMGYLDFLLLLSNSFMVLTDSGGLQEEAITFNVPCLTLRYNTERPETVEAGGNILVGADKNRITTTARRLLEDPDFREGMMRAENPYGDGHASERILDETLRLHREGRLTMKPPAEVMEAPSRRLIHVDENITVAEFSERNNAVIRMVYAGGEPVFPSHTLNLKDKDVLIEYR; this is encoded by the coding sequence ATGAAGATTGCAGTTGTTTTGGGAACGCGGCCAGAGATAATAAAGATGGCCCCTGTCATAGATGAGATAGAAAGGCGCAACCTTGACTTCACGCTCATACACACAGGTCAGCACTACGACCATGAAATGTCAGACCAGTTCTTCATTGACCTGGAACTCCCCTCACCGGACCACAATATAGGTGCAGGGTCGGGGAGTCATGGTGCAATGACTGCGGAAATGCTAAGGGGCATAGAGGATGTCCTCATGAGGGAGGAACCTGATATCGTTATGGTACAGGGAGACACAAACGCTGTCCTTGCAGGGGCCCTTGCAGCGGTGAAGCTCCACATACCCGTGGGACATGTGGAGGCTGGACTCAGATCCTTTGACAGGACCATGCCGGAGGAAATAAACAGGATGGTGGCAGATGCATGCTCAAAACTCTACTATGTACCCACTGAGGAATCTGCCATTAACCTCCTCATGGAGGGTGCTGATCCAGAGGCAGTATTTGTAACCGGAAACACGGTTGTTGACGCCTGCCTCAGGAATATTGAAATAGCATCAAAGAAATCAGATATCCTCTCAGAGTTTCAGGGGGACGAAAAACTTGTTGCGCTGACCCTCCACCGCGCAGAGAACGTGGATAACCCTGAAAGGCTCAGATCAATAGTGGAGGCCATACTTGAACTTGAGGAATTCAGGATAGTCTTCCCGGTTCATCCAAGGACCAGAAAGAACCTGGAAAAATCTGGCCTCTACACCAGACTGCTGGAGGCGGAGCACGTCACATTAAAGAAGCCAATGGGCTATCTTGATTTCCTTCTTCTACTTTCAAACTCGTTCATGGTACTCACTGACTCGGGAGGACTCCAGGAGGAGGCCATAACCTTCAATGTACCCTGTTTAACCCTGCGATACAATACTGAACGCCCGGAAACTGTTGAGGCCGGGGGTAACATACTTGTAGGTGCCGATAAGAACAGGATAACCACAACAGCCAGGAGACTCCTTGAGGACCCTGATTTCAGAGAGGGAATGATGAGGGCAGAGAACCCCTACGGTGACGGCCATGCCTCAGAGAGGATACTGGATGAGACCCTGCGGCTACACAGGGAAGGCAGGCTCACAATGAAACCACCCGCTGAGGTCATGGAAGCACCATCAAGAAGGCTTATACATGTGGATGAGAATATTACGGTGGCTGAATTCTCTGAAAGGAATAATGCAGTTATAAGGATGGTTTATGCTGGAGGAGAACCGGTTTTTCCTTCCCATACACTTAACCTGAAGGATAAGGATGTTTTGATTGAGTACAGGTGA